In the Oncorhynchus nerka isolate Pitt River linkage group LG2, Oner_Uvic_2.0, whole genome shotgun sequence genome, one interval contains:
- the LOC115118662 gene encoding L-rhamnose-binding lectin CSL3-like isoform X1: MCILRLTLVTLLATACCTLTDGAISITCEGSDALLQCDGGKIHIKRANYGRRQHDVCSIGRPDNQLTDTNCLSQSSTSKMVERCGGKSECIVPASNFVFGDPCVGTYKYLDTKYSCVQQQETISSIICEGSDSQLLCDRGEIRIQRANYGRRQHDVCSIGRPHKQLKNTNCLSQSTTSTMAERCDGERQCIVKVSNSVFGDPCVGTYKYLDVAYTCD; encoded by the exons ATGTGCATTTTGAGACTGACGTTGGTCACAT TGCTGGCTACAGCTTGCTGCACGCTAACAGATggag CAATCAGCATCACGTGTGAAGGCTCTGATGCTTTACTGCAATGTG ATGGAGGTAAGATCCATATCAAGCGTGCGAACTACGGTCGTCGTCAACACGATGTTTGTTCTATTGGGCGCCCTGATAACCAACTCACCGACACCAACTGCCTCAGCCAATCCTCCACCAGCAAGATGGTAGAAAG ATGTGGTGGGAAGAGCGAGTGCATTGTCCCTGCATCCAATTTCGTTTTTGGAGACCCCTGTGTCGGGACTTATAAGTACCTGGACACCAAATACTCCTGTGTCCAACAGCAAGAAACAA TAAGCAGCATCATATGTGAAGGCTCTGATTCTCAACTACTATGTG ATCGAGGTGAGATTCGTATTCAGCGTGCCAACTATGGTCGTCGTCAACACGATGTGTGTTCCATTGGGCGCCCACATAAACAACTCAAAAACACCAACTGCCTCAGCCAATCCACCACCAGCACAATGGCAGAAAG GTGTGATGGAGAGCGCCAGTGTATCGTCAAGGTATCCAACTCTGTGTTCGGTGACCCCTGTGTCGGAACCTATAAGTACTTGGATGTGGCTTACACCTGTGACTGA
- the LOC115118662 gene encoding L-rhamnose-binding lectin CSL3-like isoform X2, protein MCILRLTLVTSISITCEGSDALLQCDGGKIHIKRANYGRRQHDVCSIGRPDNQLTDTNCLSQSSTSKMVERCGGKSECIVPASNFVFGDPCVGTYKYLDTKYSCVQQQETISSIICEGSDSQLLCDRGEIRIQRANYGRRQHDVCSIGRPHKQLKNTNCLSQSTTSTMAERCDGERQCIVKVSNSVFGDPCVGTYKYLDVAYTCD, encoded by the exons ATGTGCATTTTGAGACTGACGTTGGTCACAT CAATCAGCATCACGTGTGAAGGCTCTGATGCTTTACTGCAATGTG ATGGAGGTAAGATCCATATCAAGCGTGCGAACTACGGTCGTCGTCAACACGATGTTTGTTCTATTGGGCGCCCTGATAACCAACTCACCGACACCAACTGCCTCAGCCAATCCTCCACCAGCAAGATGGTAGAAAG ATGTGGTGGGAAGAGCGAGTGCATTGTCCCTGCATCCAATTTCGTTTTTGGAGACCCCTGTGTCGGGACTTATAAGTACCTGGACACCAAATACTCCTGTGTCCAACAGCAAGAAACAA TAAGCAGCATCATATGTGAAGGCTCTGATTCTCAACTACTATGTG ATCGAGGTGAGATTCGTATTCAGCGTGCCAACTATGGTCGTCGTCAACACGATGTGTGTTCCATTGGGCGCCCACATAAACAACTCAAAAACACCAACTGCCTCAGCCAATCCACCACCAGCACAATGGCAGAAAG GTGTGATGGAGAGCGCCAGTGTATCGTCAAGGTATCCAACTCTGTGTTCGGTGACCCCTGTGTCGGAACCTATAAGTACTTGGATGTGGCTTACACCTGTGACTGA